The DNA window CAGCATATTTCAATGTTTTATTCGCGTGATCAGCTTGTAGAGCAGCATGCAATGCTCTTTCTTGCGTACTCAATTCCATTCGCTTGAATACGTCAATGTACAAGCGAACAGGTGCATCGGGATATTTTGCTAACGCAGAAACAGTTTCCGACTCGTTTAACGAGGCTAAGGTTCGAATAAGTTGTTGCGTTTCTTGATCCAATCGAACCGATTTGTGAAGTTTTTCTTTAAGCAGTGGGGAGAGGGATTGCATATGAAAATCTTCGATAAAATACAATGTATTCATGCGAATAGCCCAGCTCTTACGCTCGAGTTGCTTCGTATAACGTTCGGTCAAAAAATCTTCTGAAAGTTTTGCGACAAGGGGAGATGTGCTACTGCCTTTTGTAACAGAAACATAACCGTTTAATAAGTGTTCAAGAACTACTTCCTTATAGGAACTGCTGCGTAGTTCTTGACTAAACTTTTCATCAGAAGGGTCTAGCATATAGGTACTAAATGAATCGGTTAAGGCTTCATATTGCGCGTGGATAGCTTGTTCTTTCGTCCGTAAACGTTGTTTTCGCCAAGCTAAAATGAACAGAAGAACAAGTTGGCTAAGAAACAGTGCAGCAACGACAATCCATAGATAGTATATAGTCAATTGAACATCCTCATCGTTAGGCGTTGAACACGTGCCACAATTTCCTGTGCATAAAATGGCTTAACGATATAGTCATCTGCACCACTCTTCAAAGCGAGAACGATATCCGATTCATTTGTACGTGACGTCAACATAGAAATGACAATGTTTTCGTTAGGGTACTGACTCCGCACATGATTTAATACTTCTAACCCATCCATTTTCGGCATGACGCCATCAAGTAAAATCATATAATTTTCATCCGGTGTGTACCATTCGGACTCGATAAAACTAACACCATCAGCAAATTCTTTTATATAGAGATCAAAATCATCTGGCTTCCAAGTAGAGAATTGTTTTGAAACCAGTCTACGTACGAGCGAATCGTCATCGACAATGATGATATTGAGATGACGTCTTAAATCTTCACTAGCCATTTCATAAATCATCGTCTGATTTCGGCCATTCTTTTTAGCTTGATACAAAGCTTGGTCTGCCGTACTCACTAAAGTATCTTGTTTTAGTCGGTACTGACTAATTCCAGCAGAAAACGTAACATGAAATGTTTCATGTGTGTCATTTGGAAAAGTCATATTCGCGAAGGCTATGCGAATTCGTTCTACTAAAACTTTGGCATCTAGTGCCTTTGTATCTGGAAGAATCAAAGCAAACTCTTCTCCGCCGTATCTAAAGAAATAATCTGATTGTCTTTTCATTTTTAGGAAAAGCTGACCGAATGTCCGCAAAACGTCATCGCCTACAGGATGACCGTAACTGTCATTTACTTTTTTAAAATGATCCAAATCAAATAAAACAAGAGTGAAGATGTTTTTTGTTCTTTCTGATGAATTCGTCATTTGTACCAATACATCATTAAAGTACCGTCTATTTCCGGCTCCAGTTAACTCATCAAAAAGTGTTTCTTGTAAGATCAGTTCTTGATTACGCAGCCGGTTCATCACATAAGGCACAAAAATAGCCATATTCAAAGGCTTAGGAAGAAAATCTGTTGCGCCTATTTCCATTGCTCGAACTTGGTTATCCACGTGATTGTCCTCACTGACGACGGCAATGGGAAGGGAACGGCTTTGAGCAGCGTCGTGAATTTGAGTGACCAACTTAAAGCCATCTGCGTCTGGTAAGTTTGAGTCAACTAGGATCATTTGCGGTTGAAGGGTATAAAAGAACTCCATTCCTTTTTTACCATCAAGTGCAATCACGACAGGAACTCCTTGTTCTTCCAATGATTCTTTTATGTGCGATGCAAATTCTGGATCAGAATCAATAACTAACACCAATGATTTTTTAGTAAGCGCGTGTTCTTCTAAATCTACAATTACTTCTACGTTTGGAGAAAAGTCCTCTACTACAAAAAAACTTTTTAAGGTCAACATGAATTCTTCTAATGAATCAACGGGCAGTAAACGGATGCTGTCTTCTGAAAAATGCTCGAGTTGTGTTCCACAAAAGTCAGATAGCTCCATAAGTCCAATGGTTCCTGCAGTACCTTTCATCGTATGCAAAAAACGATAAACTTCGCGCTCTTGAATTTCTTTTTGCTTAAACCATTTTGAAAAATCTTGCTCCACTCTATCAGAAAGCAAAACTTTATAATTTGTTGGTGCCATTATCATTCACCTTCTTTTGAAAAAATATCTAGATACTTCCACTATACTATATAAATTCCTTTTATGTAGTGATGTATAACTAAGATAGTTCGCGATATTTACGGATAAGAAGTATGATGCTTTCCTGGTTTAAAAGGATAGTAGCTGTGTGCTTTGTGATTGCTAGCTTACTGGAACAAGTTGTTTAGATCAGTCTATGGATAGTGTCTATCGTCCAAATTACAAGAAGTTCCTATATGTATGGAAGTAACCAAATCATCTTTTTAAAAATAAAGTGATCTAAACAAATGCCCTTTGCGTTATGTCTGTATAACTTAAAAAAAACAAGAAAAAGGGAGCGATTTTAGTATGAAATTAAACAAATTACTGTTAGCCCTACCACTTAGCCTAGCGTTACTTGTACCAACGGCAGCACTTGCCGACAGCCACGGCGGTCATTCTGCGTCAAGCGAAACCGCAACGGAAGTAAGCACGACAACACCTGCGGCGGAACTGCGCATCGCACTGGATACGACCTTAACAGAGCACGCATTTCTAGCAGTTGAAGCGATGCGGAAAGGCGTCGACGGGGCAGAAGATTTTGACCAAGCAGCCGGGGCGTTACTGGCAAACGCTGACGACTTGTCTGCAGCTGTTGGTTCAGTTTACGGGGAAGAAGGCGCCACACAGTTTGACGAAGTATGGAAGTCGCACATCGGCTATTTCGTCGATTACGTGACAGCAACCGCTGAAGACAACCAAGAAGGCAAAGATCAAGCGTTAGCAGAACTGGAAACCTACAAAGTCGAACAATCGAAATTCTTTGATACTGCCACAGGCGGACTCTTGCCAGCAGCGGCGGTTCAAGAAGGATTGGACATGCACGTCGATCAGTTGATCATGGCGTTTGACGCGTATGTAGCCGGCGATTTTGAAAAAGCTTACTCACTTGAGCGCGAATCGATTCAACACATGAGCATGTTCGCCGAAAGCTTGTCAGTAGCGATCACGACGCAATTCCCGGACAAATTTGACAACACCAGTGCCGATACACCGGCCATTGATTTGCGTGCAACATTGAACCAAACGTTCACTGAACACGCAGGACTTGCGGTTATGGCGATGCAAGACGGCGCGGACGGTGCTGAAAGTTTTGACCAAGCAGCAGGGGCACTTCTTGCGAACGCCGATGACTTGTCAGCAGCCGTAGGATCGGTTTACGGCGACGAAGC is part of the Planococcus kocurii genome and encodes:
- a CDS encoding diguanylate cyclase, producing the protein MAPTNYKVLLSDRVEQDFSKWFKQKEIQEREVYRFLHTMKGTAGTIGLMELSDFCGTQLEHFSEDSIRLLPVDSLEEFMLTLKSFFVVEDFSPNVEVIVDLEEHALTKKSLVLVIDSDPEFASHIKESLEEQGVPVVIALDGKKGMEFFYTLQPQMILVDSNLPDADGFKLVTQIHDAAQSRSLPIAVVSEDNHVDNQVRAMEIGATDFLPKPLNMAIFVPYVMNRLRNQELILQETLFDELTGAGNRRYFNDVLVQMTNSSERTKNIFTLVLFDLDHFKKVNDSYGHPVGDDVLRTFGQLFLKMKRQSDYFFRYGGEEFALILPDTKALDAKVLVERIRIAFANMTFPNDTHETFHVTFSAGISQYRLKQDTLVSTADQALYQAKKNGRNQTMIYEMASEDLRRHLNIIIVDDDSLVRRLVSKQFSTWKPDDFDLYIKEFADGVSFIESEWYTPDENYMILLDGVMPKMDGLEVLNHVRSQYPNENIVISMLTSRTNESDIVLALKSGADDYIVKPFYAQEIVARVQRLTMRMFN
- a CDS encoding HEAT repeat domain-containing protein → MTIYYLWIVVAALFLSQLVLLFILAWRKQRLRTKEQAIHAQYEALTDSFSTYMLDPSDEKFSQELRSSSYKEVVLEHLLNGYVSVTKGSSTSPLVAKLSEDFLTERYTKQLERKSWAIRMNTLYFIEDFHMQSLSPLLKEKLHKSVRLDQETQQLIRTLASLNESETVSALAKYPDAPVRLYIDVFKRMELSTQERALHAALQADHANKTLKYAAISYIGMAGLTAFLPLIEKELNSQDSEIRIQVLKSILRLQYITTPSSLMPFFHSTSWQERMFASRIAGRLQLSRFKEILGELLGDSTWWVRYSSAEALTQFSDGDILLTHLAINHPDRFARDMAAQWETFLLGSEK